CCAAAAGAAGCCGAAATAACCAGGAACACACAGAGTTTTTGCAGCCCATCACCACTGGACACCGCTCTCCTCCACCTCAATCCCATCCTGAGCGAAGGCAGCGGGGCGAGGACTATGCCAGCgctccctgctttcctggagcGGCTGCTGGGagccggggcagggccgggggctcggccggggcagggccgggaaagggccggggcagggccgggcagccGGAGCAGCCTCGCCGAGCTGCAGCCGGGCGGACATCGCCCTCTCCCGCCCGAGCCGGGCGAGCGGAGCCGCAGCTGCACATCCTGGGATTCCGGGCAGCAGGAAGAGCTCAACCCCAGCGCCCGGAGCTTCCTCCGGCCGCGGCCGCGTCCTTGCAGCGGCACCTGCCCGTGGAGCTGAGGCGAGGGGGATTGtaggctggagctcagggcaaggctctgcccccagagggtgctggcactgcccaggctgcccagggaatgggcacggccccgaggctgccagagctccaggagcctttgggcagcgctgccaggggtgcccagggtggggttAGGACGGATGATCTTTGTGGGTCcgttccagctcaggatattccatgattctgtgattcaccttcccaccccagcccttcccctgccgagctgcaggagctgtggctttGCTTTAACCTCAGCTCTAAACCAGGCTCCGAGCTCCAGCTCCAGTGGGGATCCTCCGCTGACAGCCGTGAACCACATCTCACCATCAGGTCTCAGCATCCAGACAGCTGAAGTATCTTTATGATCATCACATACCCAGAGCAAAACACCCTTGGTCTTAAAAAAGATCatctttatttacatttttccagTGCTTTACATTTGGGGGGTTAAAACCCAGGACAAAAATACTCCCCAGAAGCCGTGGTAAACATGGAAAACTGCGAGTTTACATTTCAAAACCCATTTATAAATTGCACAGAAGTCTTAGGTTGTACAGAGCCATCACAAATTGTTgtataaaaccccaaaatctgtaAAGAGAACCACAGGCATAAAGAATTACAGCCACGAGTAGTGGTACAAGAAAGGGCACAAGTTTTGTGGGTTTTACCCTGCCAGTCTCTCTTGGGGAGGAGGGATGGGACATTCCTGTTGCAGATagttgcaaatattttaaaatatagaataaaaCCCAAATGGAGCCTAGAACACCCTGTATCTCCTGTCTTGTGCTGGCTCAACAGGAAAACGTGAAAATGTTCtagcagaaaatatttgtttttacaaAACTCCTGGAAGTTCAGTGGAAAGCTAAAAAAGAATCATTgtcaaaaagaaagaagagccTTTGCATCCCCCAACTCCCCTTTCCCCATCTCCTGCAGGCAATGGGACAGCAGATGCCAAAGCAGAGTTTAGTTTAGGACACAAACAACATTGAAAAAGCCAAAGGTATGGAGGTGGAACATgtggagagcaggaaaagaacaaaaccatgaAGGACATAAaagcagcaggggaaaaaaaagaactgatgatatttttggtgttttccaCTGGACACTGAGTTTGGAAACAATTAACTCACAAGCTTCTCTCGTGCCCCACTGCTCCACCTCCCCATTTCAAACAAGCCCAAAAACAATTGCTTCAAAGATCTGAGCCAGGAATTAGAATGAATCCCTGCGTGCTGAAGTTCTTTCCCCAGAGCTGTGATCAGAAAAATGggcttttcctctttatttcagtgttcagcaagaggagggagggatgatCAAGGGCCTAAAGGAGCTCCCCAAGAGGTGGaaccagagaggctgtggacaGAGGACAGAGGGGTTGATCCTGTCTGGAGAGGGTGAGTCCAAACTCAACCCCAGACCCAAACACTGGGTTTGCCCCACACCCAAAGCCCTCCCCAAGGAAATGCTGACAGTGCCACCTTGCAAGCGGCATCAAGGAGAGCTGGACCAACCCCTCCATCCTGCAGTGCTGGCCATTTCAAAGGGCTCCATAAAGCATTAGCCAGGCTCTTTGGGTCAgccaaggcagggcaggaggggtgCAAAGCACTGATTGTCACTTGTAATGTCAATTCTCCTGCACAAcgaggctgctcagagccagccctggctgatgGCTGCTGCACCctgcctctgaggggccctgcacagcagctgggctggggagcagccctggcctccaAAAGGATGAACACCACCCTGaggtgcagctccagcccattcCTGCTCCCTCCACAGCAGCTGGTGGTGATGGACACTCCTCACCAGACAAGAGTGtccccatttcctccctgctttgCAAAGTGTACAGCAGGAGGTCCCAAAGACCAGTTTGTACCAAATAAAACTGGGGAGAGCAAGCTGAGGTGCACAGGAGCACTGCAGAGACAGGGCACAGCATGGGCTGGGTGGgggctcctcctccccagccttcACCATGGATGGGCCAGTCCCAAAACAGAGGTGGAACAATCCCAAACAAAGGTGGAACAAGAAGATTCCCAAAACAAAGGTGGAACAATCCCAAACAAAGGTGGAACAAGGACATTCCCAAACAAAGGTGGAACAAGGAGGACAGCTGGGAGTCTGGAAAAACAGCCCAGTGGCTCTGGCCACAGCAACCAAACAGCAATCCCATTTTCCAGCCAAGGAACACGGGCTGGacacatcagcagcagctcagccccagagATGGAGGAGCTGAGAGAGAAGgcctgctcccagcccttcctgcctctccctgagCCTGCCTGGGTCAGGAGCCTGCAGCCCAACCCAGCAGGTCCAGAAACATTCACAGCTCACAGGAATTTTTCCAGGGGTGTGGAAGGGATTTGGGTTGAAGGATTTGCACAGCCAACAGCAAGGAAGGCCATGGAGCCGCAGACTGAGCCAGGCAAGACTGGTTCAGCCaagtgggaggaagaggaagagcaCTGAGgaagagctgtccctgccttcGGCCCATTGGGGATGAAGAATGATGCTCATGGCAGGCTGGACCACCCAGCAAAGGAGAGTCTGAACCATGGAAGCTGGGCAGAAGCATAAGCTGAGAAGAGAATGAAGAAGGATCTTTGTGTCTGAGACACAGATCACAGCCCAGGCTACCTGCAGTGACAACATTGAGACAACACCTGCATGTTTCAGCCATGGAATGACCAAAGTGGGATTGTGGGGAGGAGCCTTCTTCCACTTTCCATAAGTTTATCCCAAATGGCTCTTtaggtgctggggctggtggtCTGCAGCCCTTCCAGCCAGACCTTGGCTATGCCATCTCCATCCTCCCAAAGGCAGAGGCtgctctccccctcctcccctccaggACTCCTGGGCCACTTGGACAAATCCTGGCTTTGGGACACAGGgcctgggaagcagcagtgctgcagtggCTGCTCTCTCCAGAGCCAAGCCTGTGGCGCCAAATTCCCTCCAGCCATGGGGAATTTTGAGCCTGGCACTGTGGTCAGGCCACACCGTGTTTGTTTTCCCCAAGCTGCCTTGGCAGAGTTCACCACCCTTCCTGGTGAGAGCAAAAAACCCTTCATTTTTTAAGAAATCAGCAAGGTGCATTCCTGATTTGGCATGAACAGGCACATGGATCAGCATCAGAAATGGATGAAAAAGCACAGCATTTCTCAtagaataatttattaaatacagcattaaaatttgtatttctgaatTCAATCATTAAAAACAACTTCatctcatatatatatatatatatttatatatattcagGGACAATGACAATCACTCTATCATCATTGGTGCATcttgtgccagcactgctcagaaCGGCACCTTTGCTACACTACCCTTAAAGCAGTtcaatgcttaaaaaaaaataaaataaaaaagcatttgCAAAGAAAGAGTGCAAAGCAGGGCCTGTCCCAGCTGCCTGAAGGGTGTGCAGAGGTGGCTGAGcatggaggcagcagctggaaatgctcCTAAAGGTCTGTCAGGTATtgcctgcccagcctggggccgTGTGGGGATGAGCTCTGAGGTGCCAAAGGTCTGGAGGCCACaactccagcctggctgggcgCCTGTGGCTCTGAGGGATGTGGCTGTGGTTTCCTCAGCTTGGGCAGTCAGTGCTGAATGAGCTAAACAAGGTGTGTGAGGGGAAAAAGcccaaaagaaaaattgcaagAAAACCCAGCTCGTTCCCCCAGGTGCCAggtgcagcagaggctgcagctccccacGGGCTGTGTTCATTGTCACATTCTGCTCAGGCCCAGGGGGCACACAGCAAACCAGGGCCACCACAgggccctggcagggacagccactcccagggacagccccacagACAGGGGAGGGATCCCACGGGCAGGGCCCCTGGGCAGGCTCAGAGGTAGCATCAGACAGACTTTTGTGATTGATGGTCActtagctgcagcctgggaggaGAGGGCACCCTGCAGGACATGGATGTGGTCCCCCTGCTCCAGagtgagcagtgctgctgtcctgtgtgccagggcCCAGCAGTGAGCAAGGGCAGGCTGTGTCCcacagggctctgtggggaGAAGGACACCCCATCCCACACCAGGATCTTCCCCAGAGCTCACCAGGGCTTATCAGCAAGTGTCCCCACGAGCCCCGCTGTGCCCATGGCCACTGACACTGCCATCACTCCCCCCACAGCTCAGGTACAGTGAGGGTTTGTGCTTTTGGCTTTTCTAAAGTCCCTGACCTTCCGAACCTGCTTACTCCAAGAAACCTCCTGCTATCCTTAGGACCTCTGAGGACAAGGAGGAAGGGCTGTCAAAACCATTTGTGGAGAGCACACAGCCCCTGAAAGAGGAGAACAAGCCcacacagctcagccctccctCAGAGTGGGGCTGTGCAGAGTCAGGAGTGTTTCAGATAAGGCATCGCAGGTGCTTTGATAGTAAAGCAGTTAGTGTTGACTACAGTACTGGAACAGGCtggcccagggcacagggccACATCCAGCTCCCCAGCACTTGGAGGAGCTCCAAGGGGAGCTCCAGGGCCACAtccagctctccagcagcagcaggagactGTTCAGGTTCCCTGACCTCTCCTACACACAtgcaggctgctctggctgccctttttggtttttttacccCCTCCCTAGAAAGAGACTTCAGAAGCCCAGGCTGGGATGTGGCAGCTCCCCCCCAAAGCAGCCAGAGAGACAAGAAGACGCCTTGTGCTGTACCAGACTGTGCCACAGGCGGGTGCCCCGTGgtgccagggtgggcagtgccagcgGGGTCGGAGCAGGGGAGGGCTAATTGCCATTGCTGATGCTGGAgttggcactgctgcagctctgctcgTAGGATGGAGGTGCCTCTGTGGGGGAAAGGAAGAATGAGAGGGGTTATGGTGGGTTTGGGATGCTCCTTTCACCCCAGTCTGTGTGACCCAGTGCAGAGTGAAGCAACCCACTGACACACACTccctgccagggcccctcagcctgcccagctgaggtTACAGGGGGTTTGTAGGGTTTGAGCCAGCCagtcccatccctgccctgatgCCCATGGAGGTTAAAATCACCACCTCACAGTCTTGTTCTGTTCCTCCCTTTCTTTCCTAAGCATCCTCCTGTCTTCCAGCACCTCCAGATCACTCGTGCTCCATGTGCCCAAACCCAGGGCTGAAGTAACACACGGAGTGTTCTGTTACCCCAGTGCCAAGAGAGGGGCTCATTTGGGTACAAATGTGCTaacacacactgctggccttgtCACCCCTGTAACAGCCCCAGgaacccagcacagctccagggatcCAGCACTCACTGCTGGCCTTGTcacccctgcacagccccaggaacccagcacagctccagggatcCAGCACTCACTGCTGGCCTTGTCACCCCTGTAACAGCCCCAGGAACCCCACAgacactgctggccctgccaccccagcacagctgcaggattCCAGCACGCTGGGATTTCCCCGAGCTGCTCCACCCTGGACACTTTCTCAGCTCCCACCCCCACAGCTTCAGACCAGCTGTAGGCCCACTCCAAGTCAAACAGAAGATTTCAGTGACATCAttttcctggctgtgctcccacCAGCCTCACCACAAGCCAAGAAGTTTTTCTATCAGTGGGAGGCTGAAAGCTCTTTTAAGAACAGGGAGATCCTCTCACgaggagcccagggcaggccTGGGCGTGGATGTGGGAAGGACAGCTGGCTTTTACAGTTGGAAGAGGGGACTCCTCCAGAGGCTAAAGCAGGCAGAGAGATGTCACAATCCCTCtgacagcagcctgcagcagacTGACTGAATCCCCAGATTCCCAGCAGTTCACAGCTAGCAGAGACTGAGGTAGGAGCTGTTTCCCCCCAGCTGCAGATCCCAGGAGTGCTGCTCACCATAGGGGTATCCCCACGTGCTGTACTCTGGGGGCAGGATGAGAGagctggctgtggggacaggcaCCACGTTCCCCTCAGCATAGTAGGGGACAGTGGCTCCCGTGGACAGGCAGAGGGTGGGGTGGTTTGGGGAGCCCGTCTGCTCCGAGTCCGCCCGAATCTCCTGGAAGCTCAGTCCTGGGGCGTAGCtgaagggctgctgctgggaatggCTTTTGGTGGGGATGGAGACATTGTCCATGGGGTGATAGCCACTGgcagcctcctcttcctctgggggggcactggggaccaCCACAGATGGGATGTGCTGGATGGAGCGGGAGGGGCTCAGCGGGACCCTGTTCACAGCAATGTTTCCAATGTAGATGGGGAGAGTGACAGAAACCTCTGGAGACTTGAGGGAAACctggaagagaagggaaaacagTGGCATCCTCATGATACATGGCAATGGGAAGGTTCACCTGATTCCTGGAGCACCCAGACCACAGTGCTCAGCCTgggagggggcacagagccACGGCCTAGCCTAGGGATACTCCAGATAAACTCACCTGGATGTAGTAGTCAATATGGAtgaggctgcagccctgcaggatggactggggcagtgctggaacCAGGATCTGCTCCTTCCATTCTGCATGTTTCCAGGCTTTCACCCCTGAGCCTTCCACCTCGGCGATGGTCCTCAGGTCGTAGATCCAGCGCTTGGATTTGTAGGCCACTTTCTGCACAGACAGGACAAACACAGCTGGCTCAGAGGCTACAGGTGGTCTTCTGTCTCCCACAAATGTAAACCAGGACACAACCCCACCCAACTGCTTTGTCAAATAAGCACAAGCACAGACCTAAGGGGCATGTTCCAGAGCAGGATTATCCATTGTTGTGTGACAGACTCAGCAGGGATAAGCAAGACAAGTTCTACATCCTCTTTCCCCAGGAAGGCACAGAGGACCAGAGGTGGGGATTTGGCTGCCCCAGTTTCACAGAGGCCCCAATAGGGtggaacagcagcacaaggcagaGGATGGCCCCATGGGCACCCACCTGGAGCAGACTGGCCACCACAGCGCCGGTGTCGCGGCCGGACTTGTTCTCGATGTCCGTGCGGAGCTGGATGGCCTGGCCCACGATGTAGCCCTTCAGGTCAGACGTGGCTGTCAGGACGATGTTGCCACTTTTCACAAGCTTGTAGTTGAACTTCTTGGTGATGGACATGGtgttgggctgctgcaggatggcaCAGACAGAGGTGTTGGCTCAAGAGAGTCAGAGAGTCTCCGGGAAAGCACTCAAGAGATTCACAACAAGCaagcagaaatatttgcatCTAAGAGGATGCAAAGAACCAGCAACATGGCAATGCCACAGACAACAGGTCTCACTTCTCCAGCCCCACAGATCTACTGTCCTATTAGTTGCTTTcccctccaaatttccccaaacccAAGTGTCTCCAAGCACCTGGAGCTGTTGGCCAACATGTTTCTCTGCATGCTGAAAATTCAGATAAACCTTTCAAAGCAACACACACAAGGGTCAGAAATCACCTGGAGTAGGCACTGACAGTAAGGCAGGAGAGATGAGGAGTCCTTGTCCTGCTCTTGCATAGTCACAGCACACAGTCAGAGCTGTCCAGCCACTCAGTGACTCCTCAGACAGCAGGACAAGGACAAGTGCTGAGTGTTGGCATTTCCAGCCATGCCCTCCTCGTCCTTACCTCAATGTCAGGGATGTCATTCAGGTTGAGAGGGCAGAGAACGTAGAAGATCTTGTTGCATTTGTAGTCCTTGGAGAAGCGAGGTGTGTCTATCACAGCTTTCACCTGATGCAGGACCTTGCCAAAAGGGCCTTCAAATGATGTAGGAGCAGAAGCTGGAGttgagagagaaagaagaggtCATAAGGCTGAGCCAGGCCAGATTCTGAACTGGAAGTATATGCAAAATCCAAGTCTTACAGGAAAGGGCCTTCAGCCACTTTTCTGCATCTTACCTGGCAGCAGGAACTGGAAGGGAAAGTTGTGCTCTCCAGCTGTCAGGACCCCTGTGGAAACAAGAATGAAGTGTTCATGGGACAGGCTGAGAGGCTGTTACCTAGGAATGTGTGATCTGGGAGAGAGAAGCCACCACCCAGGAATCACACAccacctgctctgctgccactgcacagctccagatCCCATGGGCAGTGCTTGAGCCAACAGGAGCACCTGCTGCCACCCACCCCTCCCTGGGACAGCAGAGGTTCTGTAGGAAGATCTCCTGTAAATAAGGACATTTAGGGCAGGCTCTAAGTgatcccagtgccacagcaagTGGTTATCCCAGGCTGTTGAcacaggacacagagcagggctgctgtgggtttACTTTTCCTCAAGTCAGTCCCCTGTCAGGCAGTCAGGGAGAATGTGAGAAATCACAGGCACTGTCTGAGGGTGGTAGAGAGTTCTGGTGGGCATCAAGCCACTCCATCCTCAGACACATACAAAGCCCTTCACAGACAGGGTTCAGGAGCTGGAACCAGAGGTCCACCCACCCCTGGACCCAAGAAAGGACCTGCAATACCTCAGCCTGGCTGTTGGAACAACAGGAGCTCAGAAAAATATTGCTACAACATTAACCCTGGCACTCACTAACCACTGCTCTGCCTCGagggcccagggcagagccaagATCCCGTGCATGGCTAAAACAACAGATTCCAACTCCCCAACTCCATCCACCCTCCAACACTCCCAGATCCCCTCCAGTGCAGTGTGACAGCTGAACTGAACCCACAGTGtgatccagcagctcctgaggttGCCTTCAGTAAGAAAACCACCGAGGTTTATCCATATTTGTTAAATCCATGCATACACAAGAGGTTTTGTTTTTAgagtggcagagctgagagggaGACCTGGATGCCCAGTAAACTGAGCTGTGTTTGTTCTGCTTTGCAGGATCATTGCTGGAGGTAGCAAAGCCCTCTCTGGCTGGTGCTTTTGTTGTTGCAAGGCACGGGGAGGCAGCTTGGCCGTTAGCAAcgctggctctgcagagctgacagAAACCGAGCCCTGTCGCCAGGGGATTAAGTGGATTACATGGAAGGGGGAGTGGGGAGGAGAAGAGTAAATCCCCCCCCActgacacagcagcccaggcaggactTGGTGCATCATTCATGCTTTGAAAAGCCAgatctctgcctctctgctcGCTCTGCCACCCCATGGGGATGAGGCACAGTGAGTGTGTCCTcacagtgcagggacagagggataAACAATCCAACACACACATCGTGGATCCTGCAAAGGGAGAACACCTCCCTGCAAAGGGACAACAGCAGAGATGGCTATTTGTACTCTTTGTACACTGTGGCCTCACAGAGAGGAGTAATATTTGCCCATTGCCATCACCTCCCTGCAGATTCCCCTCCTGTTCCCCGGACAAACCCGAGCTATGTAGGCTAAAATGCAGCACCCG
This genomic stretch from Ammospiza caudacuta isolate bAmmCau1 chromosome 21, bAmmCau1.pri, whole genome shotgun sequence harbors:
- the ARRDC1 gene encoding arrestin domain-containing protein 1 translates to MGKVQLFEIRLGDSRVVYSPGEPLAGTVTVRLSGSLQYRAIKVSCIGSCGVSNKINDTAWTVEEQYFNSTLSLADKGVLTAGEHNFPFQFLLPASAPTSFEGPFGKVLHQVKAVIDTPRFSKDYKCNKIFYVLCPLNLNDIPDIEQPNTMSITKKFNYKLVKSGNIVLTATSDLKGYIVGQAIQLRTDIENKSGRDTGAVVASLLQKVAYKSKRWIYDLRTIAEVEGSGVKAWKHAEWKEQILVPALPQSILQGCSLIHIDYYIQVSLKSPEVSVTLPIYIGNIAVNRVPLSPSRSIQHIPSVVVPSAPPEEEEAASGYHPMDNVSIPTKSHSQQQPFSYAPGLSFQEIRADSEQTGSPNHPTLCLSTGATVPYYAEGNVVPVPTASSLILPPEYSTWGYPYEAPPSYEQSCSSANSSISNGN